One region of Oryza glaberrima chromosome 7, OglaRS2, whole genome shotgun sequence genomic DNA includes:
- the LOC127779103 gene encoding polcalcin Phl p 7-like yields MAIRGIPSSREMTVDDFKNWLKQFDTDNDGRISRGELREAIRRRGGWFSGLKAGRAVRHADRDNSGFVDESEIENLVAFAQKTLGMKVTAW; encoded by the coding sequence ATGGCGATCAGGGGCATCCCGTCCTCTCGCGAGATGACCGTGGACGACTTCAAGAACTGGCTGAAGCAGTTCGACACCGACAACGACGGCCGGATAAGCCGGGGCGAGCTCCGGGaggccatccgccgccgcggcggctggtTCTCCGGCCTGAAAGCCGGCCGCGCCGTCCGCCACGCCGACAGGGACAACAGCGGCTTCGTGGACGAGTCCGAGATCGAGAACCTCGTCGCCTTCGCCCAGAAAACTCTGGGCATGAAGGTTACTGCCTGGTAG
- the LOC127779101 gene encoding uncharacterized protein LOC127779101, translating into MEVMVPVMAPSAPCSPRTAAEHHHLPSYCYFFSSAPTSPTRASYSGEAAAAVGVGEGDGAFDFAFGFSGQLRESTPILAAADELFEGGRIRPLNTPHPSILQLVDDSAYASPRSPGRRRRIAAAEAAEVSSSSSSQRGRSGRAAPASSSSSASSRSRRATRSLSPFRGGGGGGADDEYPSSPPSPRTSMMRGCGSGSRKWRLKDLFLFRSASEGRATGAGSKDPLLKYTMLSSSASSAAAALHHNPQKLRGGGDGSASMRKGRGSTASASDMPYTVGRAAAEDMRRRTTTPLPFHRNSLFGYLRSNPAIHSISRKLSGSGSNRGKPAA; encoded by the coding sequence ATGGAGGTGATGGTGCCAGTGATGGCGCCGAGCGCGCCGTGCAGCCCAAGAACGGCGGCGGAGCACCACCACCTGCCGAGCTACTGCTACTTCTTCTCGAGCGCGCCGACGAGCCCGACGAGGGCGAGCTactccggcgaggcggcggcggcggtgggggtgggTGAGGGGGATGGGGCGTTCGATTTCGCGTTCGGGTTCAGTGGCCAGCTGCGGGAGTCGACGCCGATCCTCGCagccgccgacgagctcttcgAGGGCGGCAGGATCCGGCCGCTGAACACGCCGCACCCGAGCATTCTGCAGCTGGTGGATGATAGCGCGTACGCCTCGCCTCGGTcgccggggaggaggcggaggatcgccgccgcggaggcggcggaggtgtcgtcgtcgtcgtcgtcgcagagAGGGAGGTCGGGCCGTGCTGcgcctgcgtcgtcgtcgtcgagcgccTCGTCTCGTAGCCGGCGAGCCACGCGGTCTCTCTCACCGttcaggggaggaggaggcggcggcgccgacgacgagtacccgtcctcgccgccgtcgccgaggaccTCCATGATGCgcggctgcggcagcggcagccggaAGTGGAGGCTCAAGGACTTGTTCCTCTTCCGGAGCGCGTCGGAGGGGCGCGCCACCGGTGCCGGCAGCAAGGACCCGCTCCTCAAGTACACcatgctctcctcctccgcctcgtcggcggctgcggcgctgCACCACAACCCGCAGaagcttcgcggcggcggcgacggcagcgcgtCCATGCGCAAGGGCCGCGGGTCGACGGCGTCGGCCAGCGACATGCCGTACACggtcggccgcgccgccgccgaggacatGCGGCGGCGCACCACGACGCCGCTGCCGTTCCACCGGAACAGCCTCTTCGGCTACCTCCGCTCCAACCCGGCCATCCACAGCATCAGCCGCAAGCTCAGCGGCTCCGGCTCCAATCGCGGCAAGCCCGCCGCTTGA
- the LOC127779098 gene encoding protein WEAK CHLOROPLAST MOVEMENT UNDER BLUE LIGHT 1-like isoform X1 produces the protein MELTCSSEESNSKENSVNSSSSPIESSGPFVYYPTPPATKDDAGNSSNHEKPNAHSEKSSQPVILKYSNGLTDHVGCMDSPSSIVERSLLDSTKPHMESNSATDAIPEILSNSGLSEAFNHLVKDEADGSSEDALEVNHLSVNVSAGAETMLTDEMNSKEDRIDQKNVAVKPKMVEEQGAAPESPYKGLIDTAAPFESVREAVTKFGGIVDWKAHKAQMMERRKFIQLELEKVQKEIPLYKEELEAAEMVKSQVVNELEDTRRIIEELKHNLEKAQVEEVQAKQDSELALLRAQEIEQGVADEASVIAKTQIEVAKERHEKAIAELNSVKEELKTVHEQYVTLINERDTAIKRSEEVISVGKDIEKRVEELTLELIASKGSLELAHAAHHEAEERRIGAALEKEEDCVAWDRELQQAQEELQQLNNKLLSKSDVKQNLDTNLRRLRSLKSELATYVQNVISEEAEGLAKEHGPDDAQQISGPVKEALASAQKELEEVRANIEKAKNEAKLFKLAATTLRSEMDNEKSSLVELQQREGMASIAICALEAELNRTKQEIEYVKSKEEDAQERMVELPRILQEAAQEAEDAKMVAFSVQEQVRKAREETEKTKTAAATVNTRLSAVLKEIDASKASKKLALAAVQALQESEEAGDDENSPRGVTLPLSEYYALSKKVHEAEQLAHESVTEALAQVESAKASESNSLERLCEASKRMNEKKEALERALERAERANQGKLTAEQELRKWRADHEQRRKAQEAAKRAVNPLSSSPKRIVEQKDSFYKEFSGNSYEDLVPNRKLRRKKSFFPLMGSLLSRKTRA, from the exons ATGGAATTAACTTGTTCCTCTGAAGAAAGTAACTCAAAAGAGAATTCTGTAAATTCATCTTCATCTCCAATAGAAAGTTCAGGACCTTTTGTGTACTACCCAACTCCACCTGCCACCAAGGATGATGCAGGTAACAGTAGTAATCATGAAAAACCAAATGCGCACAGCGAAAAATCATCCCAACCAGTCATTTTGAAATACTCTAATGGACTGACAGATCATGTTGGTTGCATGGATTCACCTTCATCGATCGTAGAAAGGTCCCTCCTTGATTCAACAAAGCCCCACATGGAATCTAACTCTGCAACAGATGCAATTCCTGAAATTCTCTCTAATTCAGGACTAAGTGAGGCATTCAACCACTTGGTAAAGGATGAGGCAGATGGTTCTTCAGAAGATGCCCTTGAGGTGAACCATTTGTCTGTCAATGTCTCAGCTGGTGCTGAAACTATGTTGACAGATGAAATGAATTCTAAAGAAGACAGGATAGATCAGAAAAATGTTGCTGTAAAGCCAAAAATGGTAGAAGAACAAGGAGCGGCACCTGAAAGTCCATATAAAGGCCTTATTGACACCGCTGCACCTTTTGAGTCTGTTAGAGAAGCTGTCACCAAGTTTGGAGGAATTGTTGATTGGAAAGCCCACAAAGCTCAAATGATGGAG AGGCGCAAGTTCATACAACTTGAACTTGAGAAGGTTCAAAAGGAAATTCCACTCTATAAAGAGGAACTAGAAGCTGCTGAGATGGTTAAATCACAAGTAGTCAATGAACTAGAGGACACCCGGAGAATTATTGAGGAACTGAAGCATAATCTTGAGAAAGCACAGGTTGAAGAAGTTCAGGCAAAACAGGATTCTGAGCTTGCACTACTTAGAGCGCAAGAAATCGAGCAAGGAGTAGCTGACGAAGCTAGTGTGATAGCCAAGACTCAAATTGAAGTTGCCAAAGAAAGGCATGAAAAGGCTATTGCTGAACTAAACTCGGTGAAAGAGGAGCTGAAAACAGTACATGAGCAGTATGTTACCTTAATCAATGAAAGGGACACAGCTATCAAAAGGTCAGAGGAAGTTATTTCTGTTGGGAAGGACATTGAGAAGCGAGTGGAGGAACTGACGCTGGAACTGATTGCATCCAAAGGTTCTCTTGAGTTGGCGCATGCTGCACATCATGAAGCAGAAGAACGTAGAATTGGTGCAGCATTGGAGAAGGAGGAAGATTGCGTTGCTTGGGATAGAGAGTTGCAACAGGCACAAGAGGAGCTTCAGCAACTCAACAATAAGCTTCTGTCCAAAAGTGATGTGAAGCAGAATCTAGATACAAATTTACGCAGGCTGCGTAGCCTCAAGTCAGAGCTGGCAACTTATGTACAAAATGTAATTAGTGAAGAAGCTGAAGGACTTGCGAAAGAACATGGGCCTGATGATGCTCAACAAATTAGTGGTCCAGTTAAGGAAGCTCTAGCTTCAGCACAGAAGGAGCTTGAAGAGGTTAGAGCAAACATAGAAAAGGCAAAAAATGAGGCCAAATTGTTCAAACTTGCAGCCACAACCCTCAGATCAGAAATGGACAATGAGAAATCTTCACTTGTTGAATTGCAGCAGAGGGAAGGTATGGCATCTATTGCAATCTGTGCACTAGAAGCTGAGCTCAATAGGACGAAACAAGAGATAGAATATGTAAAGTCTAAAGAAGAAGATGCTCAAGAGAGGATGGTAGAACTTCCTAGGATCTTGCAGGAGGCAGCTCAGGAGGCTGAGGACGCGAAGATGGTAGCTTTCTCAGTACAAGAGCAGGTGAGGAAGGCAAGGGAAGAAACCGAGAAAACCAAAACAGCTGCAGCCACAGTAAATACCAGGTTAAGTGCTGTTCTGAAAGAAATAGATGCATCCAAAGCATCCAAGAAGCTAGCGCTTGCGGCGGTTCAAGCATTGCAAGAAAGTGAAGAGGCAGGAGATGATGAGAATTCTCCCAGAGGAGTGACACTTCCTCTGAGCGAGTATTACGCCCTTAGCAAGAAAGTGCATGAAGCTGAACAGCTGGCACATGAGAGTGTCACAGAAGCACTGGCACAGGTGGAGTCGGCAAAGGCGTCTGAATCAAATAGCCTAGAGAGACTATGTGAAGCATCCAAGAGGATGAATGAGAAGAAGGAAGCTCTTGAAAGAGCATTAGAGAGAGCTGAGAGAGCAAACCAAGGGAAACTAACTGCTGAGCAGGAACTGAGGAAATGGAGAGCTGATCATGAGCAGCGCAGGAAAGCTCAAGAAGCCGCGAAACGGGCAGTTAACCCTTTGAGTAGCTCACCTAAGAGAATTGTTGAACAGAAGGATTCTTTCTACAAAGAGTTCTCAGGTAATAGTTATGAGGACCTTGTTCCGAATCGGAAGCTGCGGAGGAAGAAATCTTTCTTCCCACTAATGGGCTCTCTTTTATCCAGAAAGACTCGGGCATAA
- the LOC127779098 gene encoding protein WEAK CHLOROPLAST MOVEMENT UNDER BLUE LIGHT 1-like isoform X3: MELTCSSEESNSKENSVNSSSSPIESSGPFVYYPTPPATKDDAERSLLDSTKPHMESNSATDAIPEILSNSGLSEAFNHLVKDEADGSSEDALEVNHLSVNVSAGAETMLTDEMNSKEDRIDQKNVAVKPKMVEEQGAAPESPYKGLIDTAAPFESVREAVTKFGGIVDWKAHKAQMMERRKFIQLELEKVQKEIPLYKEELEAAEMVKSQVVNELEDTRRIIEELKHNLEKAQVEEVQAKQDSELALLRAQEIEQGVADEASVIAKTQIEVAKERHEKAIAELNSVKEELKTVHEQYVTLINERDTAIKRSEEVISVGKDIEKRVEELTLELIASKGSLELAHAAHHEAEERRIGAALEKEEDCVAWDRELQQAQEELQQLNNKLLSKSDVKQNLDTNLRRLRSLKSELATYVQNVISEEAEGLAKEHGPDDAQQISGPVKEALASAQKELEEVRANIEKAKNEAKLFKLAATTLRSEMDNEKSSLVELQQREGMASIAICALEAELNRTKQEIEYVKSKEEDAQERMVELPRILQEAAQEAEDAKMVAFSVQEQVRKAREETEKTKTAAATVNTRLSAVLKEIDASKASKKLALAAVQALQESEEAGDDENSPRGVTLPLSEYYALSKKVHEAEQLAHESVTEALAQVESAKASESNSLERLCEASKRMNEKKEALERALERAERANQGKLTAEQELRKWRADHEQRRKAQEAAKRAVNPLSSSPKRIVEQKDSFYKEFSGNSYEDLVPNRKLRRKKSFFPLMGSLLSRKTRA, from the exons ATGGAATTAACTTGTTCCTCTGAAGAAAGTAACTCAAAAGAGAATTCTGTAAATTCATCTTCATCTCCAATAGAAAGTTCAGGACCTTTTGTGTACTACCCAACTCCACCTGCCACCAAGGATGATGCAG AAAGGTCCCTCCTTGATTCAACAAAGCCCCACATGGAATCTAACTCTGCAACAGATGCAATTCCTGAAATTCTCTCTAATTCAGGACTAAGTGAGGCATTCAACCACTTGGTAAAGGATGAGGCAGATGGTTCTTCAGAAGATGCCCTTGAGGTGAACCATTTGTCTGTCAATGTCTCAGCTGGTGCTGAAACTATGTTGACAGATGAAATGAATTCTAAAGAAGACAGGATAGATCAGAAAAATGTTGCTGTAAAGCCAAAAATGGTAGAAGAACAAGGAGCGGCACCTGAAAGTCCATATAAAGGCCTTATTGACACCGCTGCACCTTTTGAGTCTGTTAGAGAAGCTGTCACCAAGTTTGGAGGAATTGTTGATTGGAAAGCCCACAAAGCTCAAATGATGGAG AGGCGCAAGTTCATACAACTTGAACTTGAGAAGGTTCAAAAGGAAATTCCACTCTATAAAGAGGAACTAGAAGCTGCTGAGATGGTTAAATCACAAGTAGTCAATGAACTAGAGGACACCCGGAGAATTATTGAGGAACTGAAGCATAATCTTGAGAAAGCACAGGTTGAAGAAGTTCAGGCAAAACAGGATTCTGAGCTTGCACTACTTAGAGCGCAAGAAATCGAGCAAGGAGTAGCTGACGAAGCTAGTGTGATAGCCAAGACTCAAATTGAAGTTGCCAAAGAAAGGCATGAAAAGGCTATTGCTGAACTAAACTCGGTGAAAGAGGAGCTGAAAACAGTACATGAGCAGTATGTTACCTTAATCAATGAAAGGGACACAGCTATCAAAAGGTCAGAGGAAGTTATTTCTGTTGGGAAGGACATTGAGAAGCGAGTGGAGGAACTGACGCTGGAACTGATTGCATCCAAAGGTTCTCTTGAGTTGGCGCATGCTGCACATCATGAAGCAGAAGAACGTAGAATTGGTGCAGCATTGGAGAAGGAGGAAGATTGCGTTGCTTGGGATAGAGAGTTGCAACAGGCACAAGAGGAGCTTCAGCAACTCAACAATAAGCTTCTGTCCAAAAGTGATGTGAAGCAGAATCTAGATACAAATTTACGCAGGCTGCGTAGCCTCAAGTCAGAGCTGGCAACTTATGTACAAAATGTAATTAGTGAAGAAGCTGAAGGACTTGCGAAAGAACATGGGCCTGATGATGCTCAACAAATTAGTGGTCCAGTTAAGGAAGCTCTAGCTTCAGCACAGAAGGAGCTTGAAGAGGTTAGAGCAAACATAGAAAAGGCAAAAAATGAGGCCAAATTGTTCAAACTTGCAGCCACAACCCTCAGATCAGAAATGGACAATGAGAAATCTTCACTTGTTGAATTGCAGCAGAGGGAAGGTATGGCATCTATTGCAATCTGTGCACTAGAAGCTGAGCTCAATAGGACGAAACAAGAGATAGAATATGTAAAGTCTAAAGAAGAAGATGCTCAAGAGAGGATGGTAGAACTTCCTAGGATCTTGCAGGAGGCAGCTCAGGAGGCTGAGGACGCGAAGATGGTAGCTTTCTCAGTACAAGAGCAGGTGAGGAAGGCAAGGGAAGAAACCGAGAAAACCAAAACAGCTGCAGCCACAGTAAATACCAGGTTAAGTGCTGTTCTGAAAGAAATAGATGCATCCAAAGCATCCAAGAAGCTAGCGCTTGCGGCGGTTCAAGCATTGCAAGAAAGTGAAGAGGCAGGAGATGATGAGAATTCTCCCAGAGGAGTGACACTTCCTCTGAGCGAGTATTACGCCCTTAGCAAGAAAGTGCATGAAGCTGAACAGCTGGCACATGAGAGTGTCACAGAAGCACTGGCACAGGTGGAGTCGGCAAAGGCGTCTGAATCAAATAGCCTAGAGAGACTATGTGAAGCATCCAAGAGGATGAATGAGAAGAAGGAAGCTCTTGAAAGAGCATTAGAGAGAGCTGAGAGAGCAAACCAAGGGAAACTAACTGCTGAGCAGGAACTGAGGAAATGGAGAGCTGATCATGAGCAGCGCAGGAAAGCTCAAGAAGCCGCGAAACGGGCAGTTAACCCTTTGAGTAGCTCACCTAAGAGAATTGTTGAACAGAAGGATTCTTTCTACAAAGAGTTCTCAGGTAATAGTTATGAGGACCTTGTTCCGAATCGGAAGCTGCGGAGGAAGAAATCTTTCTTCCCACTAATGGGCTCTCTTTTATCCAGAAAGACTCGGGCATAA
- the LOC127779098 gene encoding protein WEAK CHLOROPLAST MOVEMENT UNDER BLUE LIGHT 1-like isoform X2: MELTCSSEESNSKENSVNSSSSPIESSGPFVYYPTPPATKDDADHVGCMDSPSSIVERSLLDSTKPHMESNSATDAIPEILSNSGLSEAFNHLVKDEADGSSEDALEVNHLSVNVSAGAETMLTDEMNSKEDRIDQKNVAVKPKMVEEQGAAPESPYKGLIDTAAPFESVREAVTKFGGIVDWKAHKAQMMERRKFIQLELEKVQKEIPLYKEELEAAEMVKSQVVNELEDTRRIIEELKHNLEKAQVEEVQAKQDSELALLRAQEIEQGVADEASVIAKTQIEVAKERHEKAIAELNSVKEELKTVHEQYVTLINERDTAIKRSEEVISVGKDIEKRVEELTLELIASKGSLELAHAAHHEAEERRIGAALEKEEDCVAWDRELQQAQEELQQLNNKLLSKSDVKQNLDTNLRRLRSLKSELATYVQNVISEEAEGLAKEHGPDDAQQISGPVKEALASAQKELEEVRANIEKAKNEAKLFKLAATTLRSEMDNEKSSLVELQQREGMASIAICALEAELNRTKQEIEYVKSKEEDAQERMVELPRILQEAAQEAEDAKMVAFSVQEQVRKAREETEKTKTAAATVNTRLSAVLKEIDASKASKKLALAAVQALQESEEAGDDENSPRGVTLPLSEYYALSKKVHEAEQLAHESVTEALAQVESAKASESNSLERLCEASKRMNEKKEALERALERAERANQGKLTAEQELRKWRADHEQRRKAQEAAKRAVNPLSSSPKRIVEQKDSFYKEFSGNSYEDLVPNRKLRRKKSFFPLMGSLLSRKTRA; the protein is encoded by the exons ATGGAATTAACTTGTTCCTCTGAAGAAAGTAACTCAAAAGAGAATTCTGTAAATTCATCTTCATCTCCAATAGAAAGTTCAGGACCTTTTGTGTACTACCCAACTCCACCTGCCACCAAGGATGATGCAG ATCATGTTGGTTGCATGGATTCACCTTCATCGATCGTAGAAAGGTCCCTCCTTGATTCAACAAAGCCCCACATGGAATCTAACTCTGCAACAGATGCAATTCCTGAAATTCTCTCTAATTCAGGACTAAGTGAGGCATTCAACCACTTGGTAAAGGATGAGGCAGATGGTTCTTCAGAAGATGCCCTTGAGGTGAACCATTTGTCTGTCAATGTCTCAGCTGGTGCTGAAACTATGTTGACAGATGAAATGAATTCTAAAGAAGACAGGATAGATCAGAAAAATGTTGCTGTAAAGCCAAAAATGGTAGAAGAACAAGGAGCGGCACCTGAAAGTCCATATAAAGGCCTTATTGACACCGCTGCACCTTTTGAGTCTGTTAGAGAAGCTGTCACCAAGTTTGGAGGAATTGTTGATTGGAAAGCCCACAAAGCTCAAATGATGGAG AGGCGCAAGTTCATACAACTTGAACTTGAGAAGGTTCAAAAGGAAATTCCACTCTATAAAGAGGAACTAGAAGCTGCTGAGATGGTTAAATCACAAGTAGTCAATGAACTAGAGGACACCCGGAGAATTATTGAGGAACTGAAGCATAATCTTGAGAAAGCACAGGTTGAAGAAGTTCAGGCAAAACAGGATTCTGAGCTTGCACTACTTAGAGCGCAAGAAATCGAGCAAGGAGTAGCTGACGAAGCTAGTGTGATAGCCAAGACTCAAATTGAAGTTGCCAAAGAAAGGCATGAAAAGGCTATTGCTGAACTAAACTCGGTGAAAGAGGAGCTGAAAACAGTACATGAGCAGTATGTTACCTTAATCAATGAAAGGGACACAGCTATCAAAAGGTCAGAGGAAGTTATTTCTGTTGGGAAGGACATTGAGAAGCGAGTGGAGGAACTGACGCTGGAACTGATTGCATCCAAAGGTTCTCTTGAGTTGGCGCATGCTGCACATCATGAAGCAGAAGAACGTAGAATTGGTGCAGCATTGGAGAAGGAGGAAGATTGCGTTGCTTGGGATAGAGAGTTGCAACAGGCACAAGAGGAGCTTCAGCAACTCAACAATAAGCTTCTGTCCAAAAGTGATGTGAAGCAGAATCTAGATACAAATTTACGCAGGCTGCGTAGCCTCAAGTCAGAGCTGGCAACTTATGTACAAAATGTAATTAGTGAAGAAGCTGAAGGACTTGCGAAAGAACATGGGCCTGATGATGCTCAACAAATTAGTGGTCCAGTTAAGGAAGCTCTAGCTTCAGCACAGAAGGAGCTTGAAGAGGTTAGAGCAAACATAGAAAAGGCAAAAAATGAGGCCAAATTGTTCAAACTTGCAGCCACAACCCTCAGATCAGAAATGGACAATGAGAAATCTTCACTTGTTGAATTGCAGCAGAGGGAAGGTATGGCATCTATTGCAATCTGTGCACTAGAAGCTGAGCTCAATAGGACGAAACAAGAGATAGAATATGTAAAGTCTAAAGAAGAAGATGCTCAAGAGAGGATGGTAGAACTTCCTAGGATCTTGCAGGAGGCAGCTCAGGAGGCTGAGGACGCGAAGATGGTAGCTTTCTCAGTACAAGAGCAGGTGAGGAAGGCAAGGGAAGAAACCGAGAAAACCAAAACAGCTGCAGCCACAGTAAATACCAGGTTAAGTGCTGTTCTGAAAGAAATAGATGCATCCAAAGCATCCAAGAAGCTAGCGCTTGCGGCGGTTCAAGCATTGCAAGAAAGTGAAGAGGCAGGAGATGATGAGAATTCTCCCAGAGGAGTGACACTTCCTCTGAGCGAGTATTACGCCCTTAGCAAGAAAGTGCATGAAGCTGAACAGCTGGCACATGAGAGTGTCACAGAAGCACTGGCACAGGTGGAGTCGGCAAAGGCGTCTGAATCAAATAGCCTAGAGAGACTATGTGAAGCATCCAAGAGGATGAATGAGAAGAAGGAAGCTCTTGAAAGAGCATTAGAGAGAGCTGAGAGAGCAAACCAAGGGAAACTAACTGCTGAGCAGGAACTGAGGAAATGGAGAGCTGATCATGAGCAGCGCAGGAAAGCTCAAGAAGCCGCGAAACGGGCAGTTAACCCTTTGAGTAGCTCACCTAAGAGAATTGTTGAACAGAAGGATTCTTTCTACAAAGAGTTCTCAGGTAATAGTTATGAGGACCTTGTTCCGAATCGGAAGCTGCGGAGGAAGAAATCTTTCTTCCCACTAATGGGCTCTCTTTTATCCAGAAAGACTCGGGCATAA
- the LOC127779102 gene encoding uncharacterized protein LOC127779102: MGKTEHKKKQQQHGGDEAAAAAKERLDRFKAWLMHFDGDGDGHISRRELRDAIRSGGARFATVRAWVNLYLADKNRNGVIDDGEIKHLMDLTEKDLDLSKLQPTPAAARPTATGAPPAMVVVSACKFQTTPLVSRTIDLRKLTAKPVLSSTANN; the protein is encoded by the coding sequence ATGGGGAAGACGGAGCacaagaagaagcagcagcagcacggcggcgatgaggcggcggcggcggccaaggagAGGCTGGATCGCTTCAAGGCGTGGCTGATGCAtttcgacggcgacggcgacgggcatATCAGCCGGAGGGAGCTCCGGGACGCCATCCGCTCCGGCGGCGCCCGGTTCGCCACCGTCCGGGCGTGGGTCAACCTCTACCTCGCCGACAAGAACCGGAACGGCGtcatcgacgacggcgagatcaAGCACCTCATGGACCTGACCGAGAAGGACCTCGACCTCAGCAAGCTGCAGCCCACGCCTGCGGCAGCACGGCCGACGGCGACCGGCGCCCCGCCGGCCATGGTGGTGGTCTCGGCGTGCAAGTTCCAGACGACTCCTCTCGTCTCTCGTACCATTGACCTACGCAAATTAACTGCCAAACCAGTACTTTCTAGTACCGCCAATAATTAG